The genomic window ATCGGCTGCCTCGGGTGATCCTGGCCGCGCTGTGCGGCTGCGGCCTCGCCGTGGCAGGGGTGATTCTGCAAGCGCTGGTGAACAATCCGCTGGCCGACCCGTATGTGCTCGGGCTGTCATCCGGTGCGTCGCTCGGCGCGGTAACCGTAATCGTCACGGCCGGTGGCGTACTCGGCGGCGTCGGGGTGTCCACCGCGGCCTTCTGCGGGGCGGTCGCGACGATCGCGGTGGTGTTCCTGCTCGGGCAACAACGCGGCACCCTGGTGCCGACCCGGTTGGTCCTCGCGGGTGTCGCGGTGGGCTATCTGCTCCTAGCCGCCACGAACTATCTTCAGCTGCGCGCCACCCCGAATGAGCTACGGGCGGTGCTGTTCTGGACGATGGGCAGTGTCGCCGGGGCCAGTTGGGATCGGCTCGGGCCGGTCACCGTGGTGGTGCTGGTGACCGTCGCGGTGGTGCTCGCCTTCGGCAGGCGGCTCAATGTGCTCGGTACCGGTGATGAACAGGCCACCGCCCTCGGCGTCGATGTGCGCACGCTCCGGATCATCCTGCTGGTCTCGGCCTCGTTGCTCACCGGCGTGCTGATCGCCGCCGCCGGTGGCATCGGGTTCGTCGGCTTGATGATTCCGCATCTGGTCCGGCTCGCCTTCGGCCTGGACCATCGGCGGGTGCTGCCGCTGTCCGCCCTGATCGGTGCCGCCTATCTGGTTGCGGTAGACCTGCTTTCGCGCACCGTCGACGCACCCAACGAGTTGCCGCTCGGTATCTTCACCGCCGCGTTCGGTGCCCCGTTCTTTCTCTGGCTGCTGCGTCGCAACGGTGGGCTGACATGAGTGTGTCCTCGGCCGAATTGTCGGTAACCGGAGTGAGCGTCACATTCGGTGACGCCTCGGTTCTACACAAGGTGACCCTCGATGCGCCGTCCGGCACCGTCGTCGGCATCGTCGGCCCCAACGGCAGCGGCAAGACCACGCTGCTGCGCACGATCTATCGGTCACTGCCACCGGACAGTGGCGTTATCGCGGTCGACGGTGCCGACATCACCGGGCTGTCGATCCGCGCCGCGGCCCGCACGACAGCGGCTGTACTCCAGAATGGTTCCGGCTCACCGGAACTCACGGTCGCCGAATTGGTCGGTCTGGGCCGGAACCCGCACCACGCGCTGTTCAGCCGGGACACCGCGGCCGACCGTGCGGCCGTCGACGACGCCATGGCACGGACCGGCAGCACCGCCTACGCCGAGCGCGCCGTCGGCTCGCTGTCCGGTGGCGAACGCCAACGTGTCCTGCTCGCCAGAGCCCTCGCGCAGCAGCCGCGCCTGCTCGTGCTGGACGAACTGACCAATCATCTCGACGTCCGAGCCCGCTTCGAACTGCTCGACCTGATCCGCTCGACCGGCATCACCACCCTCGCGGTACTGCACGAACTCGACCTCGCCGTGCGCTGCTGCGACCGGCTGGTCGTCCTCGATCACGGCAGCGTCGTCGCGGCGGGCGGCGTGCTCGACGTGATGACTCCGGAGCTACTGCGCAAGGTGTTCGGCGTGCGGGCCACCGCGACGAAACATGACGACGGCATCATCCGATTGCATTACGCCGCAAACCCTTTGGCGGAACTGTGAGAACGCCGCGGTCACCCGTGTGCGGTGCGCCGACCACCGAATCGGGTGGCGGCGACGAGATCCTCGCGCGCCCGCGCCACCCGCGAGCGCACCGTGCCGACCGGGCAGCCGCACACCGCCGCCGCCTCGGCATAGGACAGGCCGAGCACCTGGGTGAGCACCAGCGCCTCCCGGCGCTCCGGCGCGAGGTCGTCCAGCAGCAGGTTGAGCTCGACGATCTCGGTCAGCCCGTCCCGCCGCGGCACCTGCCGATCGGCCGCCGCGGCCCAATCGACGCCGTAGGCGATCTTCGGTCTGGCCACCGCCATCCGCACCTGATCGACCACGACGCGGCGCGCGATGGACAGCAGCCAGGTGCGCGCGCTGGCGCGGCCCTCGAAGCGTTTGATGCTGCCGAGCGCGCGCAGGTAGGTCTCCTGGGTCAGGTCATCGGCCCGGCCGACCTCGGTCAGATGGGCGAGCAACCGCCACACATCCTTCTGGGTGGCACGGATGAAACCTTCCAGTGCCCGCCGGTCGCCGCGCGCCGCCGCCAGTGCCAGGCGGGTCGTCTCGTCATCCTCGGCGGGCGTCGGCATGGTGTCGACAATAACCGCCGCCCCGGCCACGCTCGGACCGGCCTGGCGGAGGTAATCCGCGTCACCACGGCGGGTCGAGTGAACGTTGCCACCAAAACCGACCCCTGGGAACTTCGGTGTCCGGATGGACGACAATCTGGACGTGGAGTGCAAAGTGTGCCGGACGGCGCTGTCGGCCCGGATCGACGGCGAGCGCGAAACCGTTCCCGCGGCGCGGGTGGACGAGCACCTGGAGCAGTGCGCCGAATGCTGCTCCTGGTACGTCGCCGCCGTGGAGACCTCGAAGCGGTTGCGCGGCGCTTCGTCGTACGCACCGGACCTGACCGAGGCGATCTTCGCCGCCGCCGACCTGGAGCGACCGCAGCCGTCGCGGCGGGCCCGGTTGCGCACCGCCCTGCCCAGCTCACGCACCGCCTGGACCCGCATCGTGCTGGGTGTGCTCGGCGTGCTGCAGTGCGCACTGGCCCTGGCCCAGCTTGCCGGGCTCGACTTCGGCATGAGCCATCACCACGCCGCCGAGATGACCCGCCACCTGCTCAACGAGAGCACCGCGTGGAGCCTCGCCATCGGCGTCGGGTTCATCTATTGCGCGCTGCGGCCGTATGCCGCGGCGGGTGTGCTGCCGGTGCTGGGGGTGCTGGTCGCCGCGTTGACCGCGTTCGTGGTGTCCGACCTGTACTCCGGTGTGGTGCCGATGTCGCGGGTGCTGTCGCACAGCGTGCTGGTCGTCGCCCTGGTGCTGGTCGTGGTCGTGCACCGGACCCGCCGTCCGGAGACCTCGCCGCCGACCAGCGACCGTGTCCCCACCGATCTGGTGCTGCCGCCGGGTGCTCGGCTCGGCAGGCGCACCGGTCACCTTCGCTCGACCCAAGATCCCGCCGCGTGACGAACGGAATTTCATGACCATCGAGCTCGACCCGATCACTCGAACCGATCCGAGCATTGAGGCAACCCGTATTTCCCTGGCAGTCACGGGGATGAGCTGCGCGGCCTGCTCGACCAGGGTGGAACGCAAACTCAACAAGATCGAGGGCGTCACCGCCTCGGTCAACTACGCCACCGGCATCGCCACCATCGACGCGGTCGGCGACATCACCGCCGAGCAGCTGTGCGCCGAGGTCGACGCCACCGGCTTCGGCGCCTCGCCGATCATCGACCGCACCGAGACGATCGGCTCAGCACCCGAAGACGCTGAGGTCAGAGATCTGCTGCGCAGGCTGGTCGTCGCGTTGATGGCGTTCTTCCCGCTGGCCGACCTCTCGGTGATGTTCGCCACCATCCCGGCCACCCGGATCACCGGCTGGCAGCTGATCCTCACCGTGCTCGCGCTGCCCGTCGTGGTCTGGTCGGCGGCGCCGTTCCACCGCAAGGCCTTCGCCAATGCGCGGGCCGGCGCGGCGAGCATGGACACCTTGGTCTCGGTGGGCGTGCTCACCGCGACGCTGTGGTCGCTGGACACGATGTTCTTGCACCCCAACCGATCCGGGCCCGCGCCGGACGGCGTCTGGGCGGCGATCTGGGCCAGCGACGCGATCTATCTCGAGGTGGCCGCCGGCGTCACCGCATTCGTGTTGGCCGGACGGTATTTCGAGGCGAAGGCCAAGCGTTCGGCGGGCAGCGCGTTGCGCGCGCTGGCCGCGCTGGGCGCCCGCGAGGTCACCGTGCTGACCCGCGACGACCGCGAAATGCGGGTCCCCATCGGCGAACTCGTCGAAGGGCAGCGCTTCGTGGTGCGGCCGGGCGAGACCATCGCCACCGATGGCCTTGTGGTAGCGGGCGAATCCAGTGTCGACGCCAGCGCGATGACCGGTGAATCCGTCCCGGTCGACGTGACGACCGGCATGGCGGTGATCGGCGGTACCACGGCGCTCACCGGGCGGCTGATCGTGGAAGCCGCCGCGGTGGGGGCGGATACGAAGCTGTCCGGGATGATCCGGCTGGTCGAGCAGGCGCAGACCGGCAAGGCGCGCATGCAGCGGATCGCCGACCGGGTGTCGTCGGTGTTCGTGCCGTTCGTGTTCCTGATCACCGCCGTGACGTTCGTGACCTGGTTGCTCACCGGCGCGGGCGCCGACCTGGCGGCGGCGGCCGCGCTGGCGGTGCTGGTCGTGGCCTGCCCGTGCGCGCTGGGCCTGGCCATTCCGACCGCACTGATGGTCGCGTCGGGACGTGGTGCGCAGCTGGGCATTTTCATCAAGGGCCACCAGGCGCTGGAAGCCACCCGGGACGTGGACACCGTGGTGCTGGACAAGACCGGGACCGTCACCAATGGCGCGATGAGTGTGGTCGCGGTGACCGAGCAGGAGCCGTTCAGCGCGGCGGCGGTGCTGCGGCTGGCCGGTGCGGTGGAGGCCGCGTCCGAGCACGCGGTCGCCGCGGCGATCACCCGGCACGCCCGCGAAACGGTCGGCGCACTGCCGGAGGCCGAATCCTTCGAAGCACTACCGGGATTGGGTGCTCGGGGCGTGGTGGACGGTCAGCGTGTGCTGGTGGGGCGTGCCCGGCTGTTCGACGATCAGGGTGTCGTTATCCCGCAAGAAATGAATCGCGCTGCGCGGCAGCAGGAACGAGCCGGGCGCACCGTCGTGCTCGTCGCCGTGGACGGTGCGGTTGTCGCAGTCGTCGCGGTGGCCGACACCGTGAAGGAGACCGCCGCCGCCGCGATCACCCGGCTGCACCGGCTCGGGCTGCGGGTCATGATGTTCACCGGTGACAACCCCTACGCCGCGCAGTCGGTGGCCGACGAGATCGGCATCGATGAGGTTGTCGCCGAACTGCTTCCGGAGGGCAAGGTCGAGCTGATCGCTCGCATGCAGGAGCAGGGCCGCCGCGTCGTGATGGTCGGCGACGGCATCAACGACGGTGCGGCGCTGGCCACCGCCGATCTCGGCATGGCGATCGGCGCGGGCACCGACGTCGCGATCGCCGCCGCCGACGTCATCCTGGTGCGCGAGGATCTCGGCGCGGTCGCCGACGCCATCGAGCTGGCACACGCCACGCTGCGCACCATCAAGGGCAACCTGGTGTGGGCGTTCGGCTACAACGTGATCGCCATTCCCGTTGCCGCCCTCGGCTTCCTGAACCCGCTGATCGCCGGGGCCGCCATGGCCTTCTCGTCCTTCTTCGTGGTCTCCAACAGCCTGCGCCTGCGCCGGGTCCGCTTCAACCGCTGACCCACCCGAAGGCGGCGGGGTTCAGCGCCGCGACTGGGCCAGTTGCTCCAGCATGGCGTTGTAGGCGGCCAGGTCGGAGTCGGTGTACTCGTCGTCCTTGCGGTCGGTGCGGACGGCGGTGCGCCGGTCCTGCGCCACCCACTGGGTCAGTAGCGCACCGACCACGAGCAGGATCGGGATTTCGCCCGAGACCCAGGCGATCCCGCCGCCGACCCGTTGATCGGCGAGCAGGTCGATGTTCCACGGCAGCTGCAGGTTGGTGTAAAAGCGTGACCCGATGACGGTGTTCATCGACATCACCGCGACGCCGAAGAAGGCGTGAAAAGGCATGACAGCGAACAACATACCGAGTCTGCCCAGGTGCGGCAGTCGCCGCGGGCCCGGGTCGATGCCGATGATGCCCCAGTAGTACAGGTAGCCGACGATCAGGAAGTGCACGTTCATCAGCACGTGCCCCCAGTGATATCGGATCAGGCTCTCGAACAACGGCGTGAAATACAGCCCGTAGAGCGAGATCACGAACAATGACAGCGCGGTCGCGGGATGCGCGACCACCGCGGTCGGGCGGGAATGCAGGATCGCGAGGACCCATTCGCGCACACCGTGCACCTGGCCGCGCTTGGCCGCCGGAACGGCGCGCAACAGCAGTGTCACCGGCGCGCCGAGCACCAGCAGCACCGGCACGAACATGTTCAAAGCCATGTGCGTGATCATGTGCATGCTGAACATCGCGAACCCGTAGGTGCCGATGCCAGAGGAGGTCGCGATCAGCAGGGCCACGCAGCCGCCGACCCACGACGCGGTGCGCCACCGCGACCAGTCGTCCCCGCGCCGCCACAACCGCAGCACGCCGAGCGCGTACAGCACGATCCCGGCCAGCGCGGCGGTACCGAGCACGATGTCGAAGCGCCACAACGTCATCAGCCGCAGCATGTTCGGTCGATCGAACAGATCGAACCCGAGGAACACCTCCTGCGCGGTGAACGATCGATCGGCGAAAGCCGGGGCCGGTTGGACCGCCATGGCCACCGTCGCGCCGAGTGCCACTGCGGAAAGCGCTCCGCTACAGGCGATCAGGAAGGCCGTCCGAGTGCCAGGGGCACGGTGTGCCAGTACGGCGCGCATGGTGAGCCCGAGGTCGGCGCCGACAGCGACGACCACCAGCGCCAACCGCCCGTAGCCGGTGGTCAGCACGTCCTTCCAGGGCAGCAGGATCACCCAGAGCACCAGCCCACTCAGGGTGGCCGCGGCCAGACAAAGCAGCGCGATCGTCGCGCCGCGACGGACCGCGGTGCGCGGGTGTGATCCGTTGCGGCGCAGGTGCTCCGCGACGCACCACAGCACACCGGGCAGCACCGACACCGCCAGCTGGAAGATGATCATCGCGCCGGTGCCGTAATCGTGGTTGGGTCCCTCGCCCGCATTGCCGACCAGGGCGGGCGGCAGCACGGCGATCGCGGCCACCAACATCAGCACCATCGCGCCGTTCCAGGACAACATTATTCGGGCGCCGAGGGTCACCACCGTGGCCAGTACCGCGACCACGATCCACGCCTTCGGTTTCTCGCTGGCGTCGATCAGCGGTCCGAGCGCACCGAGCCGGAAGAGCCCGGAGACCGTCAGCCCACCCACGTTCGCGGCGGTCACCACGATGAGCGCCAGCGCCGACAGCACCCACACCACACCGGCCCGCTCGGCGAGCCGCAGCCCGGCGTACCCGTCGACGTCGAGGCGGCCGCGGCCGGTGACGGCGGTACAGCACACCGCGTAGACCAGGGCACCGAGCGCGGTCGCACCTGCTAGGGCGGCAACGACACGCAGCAGTACGTAACCGAGTACGTCGGCGAACCCCGGATAGGCGATACCGGCGGCCCGATAGGGCGCATCGCCCGCCTCGACCACGGCACCGACGACGAGCGCGAGCAGAACCGCCGCCGCGACAAGCCAGACGAGATGGACTGTCGAGCGTTTCACCGGCACGTTGACGTCCACCATCCTCGAGAACGAAAGTCCTTGCACCTGAAACAGGTCTCGCTGACCGGTCGGCTCCGGCGTCCGGAAAGTTCCGGCGCAGGCGCGAGTGGGATGCAGGTCACATTTCGTCCGCCGATGACGGGAGTTCAGATGGTATTGCCGCTGATCCCGCCGGAAATCGGCAATGCCTCACCGTTGAAATGCCGCCCCTGCTCGGACACCAGCAGCAACACCAGGTCGGCGACCTCGGCGGGGGCGATCAGGTCGGAATTCGGCGGGCCGGACGCGAACATCTCCATCACGTCCTCCCGGGTGGGATTCTCCTTGTCCGGCAGCATCATCCGATACATCGCCGGGTTCTGGATCATGTCGGTGTCCACGCCGCCGGGCAGCACCGCGTTGACGGTGATGCCGTAGTCGACCACTTCCAGCGACAGCGACTTGACCAGTCCGATCACGCCCCACTTCGCGGCCGCGTAGTGCCCGGCGTTGCGCACGCCCATCCGGGCCACGATCGAGGAGGTGGCGACGATGCGACCCCAGCGGCGTTCGATCATGTGTGGCACCACCGCACGGAAGCTGTGGAAGACGCCGCTGAGGTTGATGTCGATCATGGTCTGCCACAGCTCGTCGCCCATTTCGGCGATCGGCGAGTTGGAGGCGATGCCCGCATTGGCGATCAGGATGTCGATGTGACCGAAGTCATCGATCGCCCGCTGGGCGACCGCGTTCATCTCCATTTGACTTCGCACATCGGCCTTGAGCGGGACACAGCGGCGGCCGGTCTCCTCGACCAGTTTGGCGGTTTCGGCCAGGTCGGACTCCGAACTCAGCGGATATGGCACGCCTGCGATGGGCTCCGCGATATCGCACACCACGATGTCCGCGCCCGCCGTCGCCAACGCCAGCGCGTGGGCGCGCCCCTGGCCACGAGCCCCGCCGGTGATCACCGCTACCTTGTCATCGAGTTTCCCCATGTCGGGCACCTCACAGATCGGTATTCTTTCGGCCGAACCCATCGTTCCACGCCGTCATGGCGGATGGGTACGAAACGTTCCGGGTCGGCACAGCGACGAAGTGGTTGCGGTGTGCGTCGCAGCAGCAGGTAGTCGTCGACCTCGCCACCTCCACATCGCTGAGGCGCGTGGCCCAGCGCGCCCACAAGGGTCCCAGGGGGCCAGATGACCGATTGTGAGTACTTCGCCGTGGATCTCGACCAGCTCGTCCGACCTTTCGACACCGCACCGACCGACTACGACGCGACCGTGGCCCGCTCGATCGCCAGCCCGCTGCTGCGCAGGCTGCTGCACACCGCCGTCGGCCTCTCGCACGACTCCATCGACCTGCTGTCCACCATGAGCGATCGGCTACGCGCCGTCGAGGGCATCGTCATCCGCGACCCGCTGGACAGCTGAGGACGAGTCAGGCGGTCCGGCTCGCCGCGGGCAGTCCGAGGACGGCCGGTATTCGTTGATAGCCACGAAGATTGACGAGCCCGCGGCGCACCGGGGTGCCGGTGAGCCGCAGGTCGGGGAAGCGCTCGTACAACGCCGCCAAGGCGACGCTGCCCTCCATCCTGGCCAGGCTGGCGCCGAGGCACGCGTGCACACCGCCGCTGAACGACAGGTGCTCGCGCGCGTTGACCCTGGTGACGTCGAACTTGCCGGGGTCGGCGAAGACGGCGGGGTCGCGATTGGCCGCGCCGAGCAGTAGCGAGACCATCTCGCCGCGTGGGATCGACTGACCCGCTATTTCCATGTCGCGCAACGCGGTTCGGGACGTCATCTGCACCGGGCTGTCGAATCGCAGGATCTCCTCGATCGCGGCGGGCCATCGGTCCGGTTCGGCCCGCAGCAGGTCGAGCTGGTCCTGGTGCTCGTGCAGCGCGACCATGCCGTTGCCGAGAAGGTTGACGGTGGTTTCGAAACCGGCACCGGCGACCAGCGTCGCGGTCGCGATGAGTTCGGGCTTGGTCAAGCTGCCGCTGACGGCCAGTTCGCTGAGGATGTTGTCGCCGGGATCGGCCCGCAGCCGGTCGAGGTGTCCGTCGAGATATTCCTGACTGTCCCGCAAGGCGGCGACGGCGGAACGGAAGGTGCGCCACGAGATGCCGAAGTCGAGCAGCGGCGCGCCCGCGTGCCCGAGCTCGAGCATCTCCGCCTGCTTTTCCCTTGGCACACCGAGGATTTCGCAGATTATCGCTACCGGTAGCTGCCGGGCGAAGTCCTCGATCAGGTCGGCGGCGGGGCGAGAAGCCAGTTCGACGAGTAGTTCGTCGGTCACCTCGGCGATTCGGTCGCGAAGCCGACCGATGGCACGCGGAGTGAATTCCTGCGCCACGAGCTTGCGGTATCTCGTGTGCTCCGGCGGATCGACCACCAGCATGGACGGCGGTTCGACCGGGTTCGCCAGCTTCAGGTCGGTGGCGCGGACCACCCGGCGCACCGGGCCGGGCAGATTGATCGCGTCCGGCGGTGTCACCCCGAAGTTCTTGTCGCGCAAGATGCTCCGGCACACTTCATGGTCGGCGGATACCCAAGTGAACTCGGTGCGGACCAATCGGCCTCGGTCACGGATTCGGTCGCCGAGCGGATACGGGTTCTGTTCGGCGCGACCCGCCAGCATCTCGGCGAGCGGATCGCCGCGCCGGGCCCGCATTCTGAGGTACACGCCAGGGCCGCCGTGCAATGCCGCCCATCGGATCCAACTCTTCATCTCGGCCCCCGCCTGTGGTCTGGAGTGCCTCACGCTACGCATCGGGGATTCGTAGCGCATCGGTCCAGGGTGGCAGATGTCTCTCATGCCGAGGTCCTATCGATGCGGCATATCTGAAATTGTTTCGTTTACCAGCAGAAGGCCTGCCAGAGAGCCCAATTCGTCGACCTGAGGCAAATCTTCGGCAAAGTCGATCAATGGGTGGCGTGAGACAGCGGTCACATGGTTTGGTTGATGCAGGCCGGTCGTGCCGGCCGTAGGTGAACCTCGGTTCGGGAGGTGGCAGCGGCAGTGAGTGTGACGCAGACCGGAGAACTTCAGGCGGTTCGCCCGTATCCACGACGGATGGGGCCGAAGGGTTCCTACATCTGGAAGATGCTCACGACCACCGATCCGAAGGTGCTCGGAGTCATGTATCTGGTCACGGCGATGTCGTTCTTCTTCATCGGCGGCCTGATGGCGCTGCTGATGCGCGGCGAGCTGGCGCGGCCGGGAATGCAGTTCCTCTCACCGGAACAGTTCAACCAGCTGTTCACCATGCACGGCACGATCATGCTGCTGTTCTACGCCACTCCGATCGTGTTCGGCTTCGCAAACGCGGTGCTGCCCTTGCAAATCGGAGCGCCGGACGTCGCGTTTCCACGGCTCAACGCGTTCAGCTACTGGCTGTTCCTGTTCGGCGCCACCATCGCGACCTCGGGCTTTCTCACACCCGGCGGGCCCGCCGATTTCGGCTGGACCGGGTACACGCCGCTGAGCAACTTCCAGCACGCGCCGGGGGTCGGCGGGGATCTGTGGATCATGGGGCTGATCCTGTCCGGCCTCGGCACCATTCTCGGCGGCGTCAACATGATCACCACGATCATCTGCCTGCGCGCGCCCGGCATGATCATGTTCCGGATGCCGATCTTCACCTGGAACATCTTGATCACCAG from Nocardia iowensis includes these protein-coding regions:
- a CDS encoding ABC transporter ATP-binding protein, which translates into the protein MSVSSAELSVTGVSVTFGDASVLHKVTLDAPSGTVVGIVGPNGSGKTTLLRTIYRSLPPDSGVIAVDGADITGLSIRAAARTTAAVLQNGSGSPELTVAELVGLGRNPHHALFSRDTAADRAAVDDAMARTGSTAYAERAVGSLSGGERQRVLLARALAQQPRLLVLDELTNHLDVRARFELLDLIRSTGITTLAVLHELDLAVRCCDRLVVLDHGSVVAAGGVLDVMTPELLRKVFGVRATATKHDDGIIRLHYAANPLAEL
- a CDS encoding mycofactocin-coupled SDR family oxidoreductase; translated protein: MGKLDDKVAVITGGARGQGRAHALALATAGADIVVCDIAEPIAGVPYPLSSESDLAETAKLVEETGRRCVPLKADVRSQMEMNAVAQRAIDDFGHIDILIANAGIASNSPIAEMGDELWQTMIDINLSGVFHSFRAVVPHMIERRWGRIVATSSIVARMGVRNAGHYAAAKWGVIGLVKSLSLEVVDYGITVNAVLPGGVDTDMIQNPAMYRMMLPDKENPTREDVMEMFASGPPNSDLIAPAEVADLVLLLVSEQGRHFNGEALPISGGISGNTI
- a CDS encoding cytochrome c oxidase assembly protein, giving the protein MVDVNVPVKRSTVHLVWLVAAAVLLALVVGAVVEAGDAPYRAAGIAYPGFADVLGYVLLRVVAALAGATALGALVYAVCCTAVTGRGRLDVDGYAGLRLAERAGVVWVLSALALIVVTAANVGGLTVSGLFRLGALGPLIDASEKPKAWIVVAVLATVVTLGARIMLSWNGAMVLMLVAAIAVLPPALVGNAGEGPNHDYGTGAMIIFQLAVSVLPGVLWCVAEHLRRNGSHPRTAVRRGATIALLCLAAATLSGLVLWVILLPWKDVLTTGYGRLALVVVAVGADLGLTMRAVLAHRAPGTRTAFLIACSGALSAVALGATVAMAVQPAPAFADRSFTAQEVFLGFDLFDRPNMLRLMTLWRFDIVLGTAALAGIVLYALGVLRLWRRGDDWSRWRTASWVGGCVALLIATSSGIGTYGFAMFSMHMITHMALNMFVPVLLVLGAPVTLLLRAVPAAKRGQVHGVREWVLAILHSRPTAVVAHPATALSLFVISLYGLYFTPLFESLIRYHWGHVLMNVHFLIVGYLYYWGIIGIDPGPRRLPHLGRLGMLFAVMPFHAFFGVAVMSMNTVIGSRFYTNLQLPWNIDLLADQRVGGGIAWVSGEIPILLVVGALLTQWVAQDRRTAVRTDRKDDEYTDSDLAAYNAMLEQLAQSRR
- a CDS encoding cytochrome P450, producing MKSWIRWAALHGGPGVYLRMRARRGDPLAEMLAGRAEQNPYPLGDRIRDRGRLVRTEFTWVSADHEVCRSILRDKNFGVTPPDAINLPGPVRRVVRATDLKLANPVEPPSMLVVDPPEHTRYRKLVAQEFTPRAIGRLRDRIAEVTDELLVELASRPAADLIEDFARQLPVAIICEILGVPREKQAEMLELGHAGAPLLDFGISWRTFRSAVAALRDSQEYLDGHLDRLRADPGDNILSELAVSGSLTKPELIATATLVAGAGFETTVNLLGNGMVALHEHQDQLDLLRAEPDRWPAAIEEILRFDSPVQMTSRTALRDMEIAGQSIPRGEMVSLLLGAANRDPAVFADPGKFDVTRVNAREHLSFSGGVHACLGASLARMEGSVALAALYERFPDLRLTGTPVRRGLVNLRGYQRIPAVLGLPAASRTA
- a CDS encoding heavy metal translocating P-type ATPase; the encoded protein is MTIELDPITRTDPSIEATRISLAVTGMSCAACSTRVERKLNKIEGVTASVNYATGIATIDAVGDITAEQLCAEVDATGFGASPIIDRTETIGSAPEDAEVRDLLRRLVVALMAFFPLADLSVMFATIPATRITGWQLILTVLALPVVVWSAAPFHRKAFANARAGAASMDTLVSVGVLTATLWSLDTMFLHPNRSGPAPDGVWAAIWASDAIYLEVAAGVTAFVLAGRYFEAKAKRSAGSALRALAALGAREVTVLTRDDREMRVPIGELVEGQRFVVRPGETIATDGLVVAGESSVDASAMTGESVPVDVTTGMAVIGGTTALTGRLIVEAAAVGADTKLSGMIRLVEQAQTGKARMQRIADRVSSVFVPFVFLITAVTFVTWLLTGAGADLAAAAALAVLVVACPCALGLAIPTALMVASGRGAQLGIFIKGHQALEATRDVDTVVLDKTGTVTNGAMSVVAVTEQEPFSAAAVLRLAGAVEAASEHAVAAAITRHARETVGALPEAESFEALPGLGARGVVDGQRVLVGRARLFDDQGVVIPQEMNRAARQQERAGRTVVLVAVDGAVVAVVAVADTVKETAAAAITRLHRLGLRVMMFTGDNPYAAQSVADEIGIDEVVAELLPEGKVELIARMQEQGRRVVMVGDGINDGAALATADLGMAIGAGTDVAIAAADVILVREDLGAVADAIELAHATLRTIKGNLVWAFGYNVIAIPVAALGFLNPLIAGAAMAFSSFFVVSNSLRLRRVRFNR
- the sigC gene encoding RNA polymerase sigma factor SigC, with product MPTPAEDDETTRLALAAARGDRRALEGFIRATQKDVWRLLAHLTEVGRADDLTQETYLRALGSIKRFEGRASARTWLLSIARRVVVDQVRMAVARPKIAYGVDWAAAADRQVPRRDGLTEIVELNLLLDDLAPERREALVLTQVLGLSYAEAAAVCGCPVGTVRSRVARAREDLVAATRFGGRRTAHG
- a CDS encoding zf-HC2 domain-containing protein, producing MDDNLDVECKVCRTALSARIDGERETVPAARVDEHLEQCAECCSWYVAAVETSKRLRGASSYAPDLTEAIFAAADLERPQPSRRARLRTALPSSRTAWTRIVLGVLGVLQCALALAQLAGLDFGMSHHHAAEMTRHLLNESTAWSLAIGVGFIYCALRPYAAAGVLPVLGVLVAALTAFVVSDLYSGVVPMSRVLSHSVLVVALVLVVVVHRTRRPETSPPTSDRVPTDLVLPPGARLGRRTGHLRSTQDPAA
- a CDS encoding FecCD family ABC transporter permease; its protein translation is MTRTSTRPPLAATPLPIALVVSAAVLLAMMLLSIAAGSVTVSVADTGRVILAHLSGKTPDVGFTVDQIVWNYRLPRVILAALCGCGLAVAGVILQALVNNPLADPYVLGLSSGASLGAVTVIVTAGGVLGGVGVSTAAFCGAVATIAVVFLLGQQRGTLVPTRLVLAGVAVGYLLLAATNYLQLRATPNELRAVLFWTMGSVAGASWDRLGPVTVVVLVTVAVVLAFGRRLNVLGTGDEQATALGVDVRTLRIILLVSASLLTGVLIAAAGGIGFVGLMIPHLVRLAFGLDHRRVLPLSALIGAAYLVAVDLLSRTVDAPNELPLGIFTAAFGAPFFLWLLRRNGGLT